A window of the Brassica napus cultivar Da-Ae chromosome C5, Da-Ae, whole genome shotgun sequence genome harbors these coding sequences:
- the LOC111211806 gene encoding uncharacterized protein LOC111211806 → MKLYLWDQAARDFCKKFKSYEDTPTVLLVTTVNTKTLGGSDFYLYYRSLTVIYQHFVFFNGFFHLTTGTLALNSMSSSRVFMDYDVQPTIDYFSWLGSNPDIAEQVNAEVVTKRETMTIGEIFSYIEQESAKVNSIYITSIAKRNLYSYANSQDAFFECTATIDDVVHGSSWYYIACSGCHSKVSKGPTSLICTNKKCGKVNVSGVPQ, encoded by the exons ATGAAGCTCTACCTTTGGGATCAGGCTGCAAGAGACTTCTGCAAAAAGTTCAAGTCGTACGAGGACACACCCACTGTGTTACTGGTCACGACCGTTAACACGAAGACTCTCGGAGGTTCTGATTTTTATCTATACTATAGGTCTCTTACAGTTATATATCAGCATTTTGTGTTCTTTAATGGGTTTTTTCATTTGACAACAGGTACTCTGGCCTTGAACTCAATGTCCTCTTCGCGTGTGTTTATGGACTACGATGTCCAACCTACCATAGATTACTTCAGTTG GTTGGGCTCTAATCCCGATATTGCTGAGCAGGTTAATGCAGAGGTAGTCACCAAACGTGAGACAATGACTATAGGGGAAATATTCTCCTACATCGAGCAGGAATCTGCAAAGGTAAATTCAATCTATATAACTTCAATCGCTAAGAGAAATTTATATTCCTATGCAAATTCGCAGGACGCCTTCTTTGAGTGCACGGCTACGATCGATGACGTAGTGCATGGTTCTTCTTGGTACTATATTGCCTGCAGTGGATGCCATTCTAAGGTTAGCAAAGGTCCAACTTCGTTGATCTGTACAAACAAGAAGTGTGGAAAGGTTAACGTATCTGGTGTTCCACAGTAA
- the LOC125587294 gene encoding uncharacterized protein LOC125587294, with amino-acid sequence MGQTSTEGNLDKTTLARLIEMIDENNCLAKLFRRARDYYEGSGQEFNIRLLSDKGKGKEYDLPSTSEVSGLIVGDMSSTIGVRDIVVQFQSDTLQQIRDDHPLYMSLQYPLLFPYGEYGFHPEISLHLETDTSRTRQFLTIRQYYAAQIQTRLNQGMTLVKGDRLLHQYVVDVFTAIEEDRLRWARNNQDVLRAELYSNVLDAVSKGDTDAKIIGQRFILPPSFTGGPRYLVEKYHDAMAICREYGSPDLFITMTANPNWREIKEHLEIYNRDSPNDRPDIECRVFKMKLDQLLKDFKNGTFFKPYTAALHRIEFQKRGLPHAHILLWFEKSSRTPSSEEVDEIISDELPNKEEDPEAYNLVTKHMIHGPCGVINPKSPCMENNVCTKKYPRPYNDSTSIDKSRYVLYRRHRNENESVVKSGANLNNTFVVPHNINILKKYEAHINVEWCNRTSAVKYLFKYITKGVDRGSAVIEKRNTATTSDTMASGEPKEKVIKQRNEIQEYIEARYLSACESMWRTFKFHIHKRKPSVEKLIIHLEGEHNITIKETDNLGRIIRKPGIEKTMFTEWMVLCRRSEFARTLTYVQIPEYFVWNNNSKVWTERKKGKTIGRIVAVHPSAGDRYYLRILINKIKGPRSYDELKTFNDVKYPDFKSVCHALGYLDDDVEWLESMSEGARTATPYQLRDMFVTFLNTCFVASPKGLWEHSWKSMSEDILHKRQRILGHKNLELDDETLEQYTLIEVEKLMRMQDRSLNDIKEMPKIKPVLLKELGNSLWNQEMDYDVAEQTLRHVSQYNLLNTQQRAIYESVLDSVDKKDGKLFFVHGARGTGKTFLYQTIISRLRSRKQIVLPVASSGIAALLLPNGRTAHSRFNIPLKLDEDKLCNIKPGTMLAELIEKTDNLG; translated from the coding sequence ATGGGCCAAACCTCAACAGAAGGTAATCTTGATAAGACAACCTTGGCGCGCCTCATCGAGATGATTGACGAGAATAACTGTTTAGCTAAGCTTTTCCGACGGGCACGTGACTACTACGAAGGCAGCGGGCAAGAGTTTAATATAAGGTTGCTCTCAGATAAAGGAAAAGGTAAAGAATATGATCTTCCGAGTACGAGTGAGGTCTCAGGCCTTATCGTAGGAGATATGTCATCAACAATTGGAGTACGAGATATAGTCGTTCAATTCCAATCTGACACTTTGCAGCAGATACGTGACGACCACCCTCTGTACATGAGCCTCCAATATCCTCTTCTGTTTCCATATGGTGAGTATGGATTTCACCCCGAGATCTCATTACATCTCGAAACAGACACCTCGAGAACAAGGCAGTTCCTGACGATACGCCAGTACTACGCTGCTCAGATACAAACACGTCTTAACCAGGGGATGACATTGGTTAAAGGGGATCGTCTCCTCCATCAATATGTTGTGGACGTTTTTACGGCAATCGAAGAAGACCGGCTAAGGTGGGCCAGGAATAATCAAGATGTTTTGCGAGCCGAGCTCTATAGTAATGTACTCGATGCTGTTAGCAAGGGTGACACTGATGCTAAAATCATTGGACAAAGGTTCATACTGCCGCCAAGTTTCACCGGCGGGCCTCGATACTTAGTTGAGAAATACCATGATGCGATGGCTATCTGCAGAGAATATGGGAGCCCAGATTTGTTTATCACAATGACGGCCAATCCTAACTGGAGAGAGATTAAGGAACATCTTGAGATATACAATAGAGACTCTCCCAATGATAGACCAGACATCGAATGTCGGGTCTTTAAAATGAAGTTAGATCAGCTACTGAAGGATTTCAAAAACGGAACTTTCTTCAAGCCATACACAGCAGCTCTCCACAGAATAGAGTTTCAAAAAAGAGGCCTCCCTCATgcacatatattattgtggtttGAAAAGTCTTCCAGAACACCAAGTTCGGAAGAAGTAGATGAGATTATTTCAGACGAGCTcccaaacaaagaagaagaccCAGAAGCTTATAATTTAGTGACAAAACACATGATCCATGGTCCATGTGGTGTCATTAATCCGAAGTCACCGTGTATGGAAAATAATGTGTGCACAAAGAAGTATCCTCGGCCGTATAATGACAGCACTTCGATTGACAAATCAAGGTATGTATTATATCGTCGCCACCGGAATGAAAATGAGTCTGTGGTTAAAAGTGGAGCAAATTTAAACAACACGTTTGTTGTACCTCATAACATTAATATCCTAAAGAAGTATGAGGCTCATATTAATGTGGAATGGTGTAATCGTACAAGTGCAGTGAAATACTTATTCAAGTACATAACCAAGGGTGTTGACAGAGGATCCGCAGTTATTGAAAAAAGAAATACGGCAACTACCTCTGACACAATGGCTTCTGGAGAACCAAAGGAAAAAGTGATTAAGCAACGGAATGAGATCCAAGAATACATCGAAGCTCGGTATTTATCAGCTTGTGAGTCCATGTGGCGAACTTTCAAATTTCACATACACAAAAGAAAGCCGTCCGTTGAGAAGCTTATCATTCACTTAGAAGGCGAACATAACATCACAATTAAAGAAACTGACAACCTCGGCCGCATAATCCGCAAACCAGGTATTGAGAAGACAATGTTTACTGAATGGATGGTATTATGCAGAAGGTCAGAATTTGCACGCACATTAACTTATGTGCAAATACCAGAATATTTCGTATGGAACAACAATTCCAAAGTCTGGACTGAACGTAAGAAAGGAAAAACCATTGGGCGAATTGTGGCTGTCCATCCATCAGCAGGTGATCGATACTATCTGAGGatcctcattaataagattaagggTCCTAGAAGTTATGACGAGCTGAAAACTTTCAACGACGTGAAATACCCTGACTTCAAATCAGTTTGCCACGCACTAGGCTATTTGGACGATGATGTTGAATGGCTCGAGAGTATGTCGGAGGGTGCTAGAACAGCCACCCCATACCAACTCCGTGATATGTTTGTCACATTCCTAAACACTTGCTTCGTTGCAAGCCCCAAAGGACTATGGGAGCACTCATGGAAATCAATGAGCGAGGACATACTTCACAAGAGACAAAGGATCTTAGGCCACAAAAATCTGGAACTGGATGATGAGACCCTAGAGCAATACACGTTAATCGAAGTGGAAAAGTTGATGCGCATGCAAGACCGTtctttaaatgatattaaagaGATGCCAAAGATCAAACCTGTTTTGCTAAAAGAATTGGGGAACAGTTTGTGGAACCAAGAAATGGATTACGATGTTGCCGAGCAAACACTCAGACATGTCAGTCAGTACAACTTACTTAACACCCAGCAGCGTGCGATTTACGAATCAGTATTAGACTCTGTCGATAAAAAGGATGGCAAACTATTCTTTGTACATGGCGCAAGGGGCACAGGAAAAACATTCCTCTATCAAACCATTATATCCAGACTTCGCTCGAGGAAACAAATCGTTCTCCCGGTAGCTTCTTCAGGAATAGCCGCATTGCTCCTACCAAACGGAAGAACAGCTCATTCTCGCTTTAATATTCCTTTGAAGCTCGATGAAGATAAGCTCTGCAACATCAAACCAGGTACGATGCTCGCTGAACTCATTGAGAAAACGGATAATTTGGGATGA
- the LOC111211803 gene encoding uncharacterized protein LOC111211803, translated as MIEKEMVDMCEFIRSFSHNESCDVSTFIAKMESFDSIAKTDTNESMAKKDSTDLITEVDSNQDVESLGVDSRDSIPEIYSNKKFDADSVHQLKEFEKEGIVVDVK; from the exons ATGATCGAAAAGGAAATGGTGGACATGTGTGAGTTTATTAGATCGTTCTCGCACAATGAGAGCTGCGACGTATCAACTTTCATTGCGAAGATGGAGTCGTTTGATTCAATCGCAAAGACGGATACAAACGAGTCGATGGCAAAGAAAGATTCAACAGATTTGATTACAGAAGTTGATTCAAACCAAGATGTTGAGTCACTTGGAGTAGATTCAAGGGATTCGATTCCTGAGATCTATTCAAACAAAAAGTTTGATGCAGATTCTGTTCATCAGCTTAAGGAGTTTGAAAAAGAG GGAATTGTCGTCGACGTAAAGTGA
- the LOC125587295 gene encoding uncharacterized protein LOC125587295 — MDEDSRIILIWKDTVALRVLQQSKQAVTCEIKLPGSQPFVYTAIYASNEAEERTDLWVELLNTSNTFSLDQVPWIMGGDFNQVMHFSEHSNPEVNCLSSRMVEFKDCLTQIGLYDLRYQGPVFTWTNKQPDFPVAKKLDRLLINSQVLNLFPNCSSFFLPALTYDHSPCILDLAYKIPTHGIRLFKFYNYLTKHRTFFRWLMTHGHKPEALSGT, encoded by the coding sequence ATGGATGAAGACAGTCGAATTATACTTATCTGGAAGGATACAGTGGCATTGAGGGTCCTGCAACAGTCCAAACAGGCAGTCACTTGCGAGATCAAGCTACCAGGATCCCAACCTTTTGTGTACACTGCCATTTACGCCTCCAATGAGGCAGAGGAGCGAACAGATCTGTGGGTGGAGCTTCTAAACACTTCCAACACTTTCTCGCTTGATCAAGTTCCTTGGATCATGGGCGGTGACTTCAACCAGGTTATGCATTTCTCTGAACATTCAAATCCCGAAGTTAACTGCCTTTCAAGCCGTATGGTGGAGTTCAAAGACTGCCTCACACAAATTGGCCTCTATGATCTTCGCTATCAAGGACCGGTTTTCACCTGGACCAATAAACAACCTGACTTTCCTGTAGCGAAAAAGCTCGACCGTCTTCTCATCAACAGCCAAGTTCTAAATCTCTTCCCCAACTGCTCTTCCTTCTTCCTTCCCGCCCTCACCTATGACCATAGCCCCTGCATCCTTGACTTAGCCTATAAAATTCCTACCCATGGAATCCGTCTTTTCAAATTCTACAACTATCTGACCAAGCACCGAACTTTCTTCAGGTGGTTGATGACGCATGGACACAAGCCGGAAGCATTGTCTGGAACCTAA
- the LOC111211807 gene encoding uncharacterized protein LOC111211807, whose product MVCLLYSVHWYCVKYDESRGRPVLSYIGGQQFKSSLVASASWSSQLSGECLVLLENGEVFVFELNERHCSGFRGCKMKVSWEDYQGKCWLGCEFGWRLGTFIVARSDAVFVITRTSGSCCSVRALLESESLDMAGAEEFVAFAKAASSDHSFGFLLAFRSYLYLCDQRSGVPLLKWQHDVEKLCFIDVYSLSDLGFRTDESTTSCVVVGSFWNAESQMFCYGPSPSVASDPSSLYVWELPHNLLSPAGKCLCGDCAIREVIMKESLPVWIDWQKKRVLVLGFGVLNKYLPSLSSSDGFTLIQLKSSGKLEALKFRSSPSLGGVVTHRDSTSDEVNLLYFPDDNIYKLPRRFKYLELDYLSAYTKGNLTKLFESRISKNRPSGGSKKKSDPLSLTYHEELCEKLNLCGFGRDRCSSTVTAVFDSINSPTSVFDIALRETWSSLPIELLLLAFSNYTEVEGVLLDKKKPSLEFLSVPEFPQLRNGCVNLEQQELFSPDAEFAERCNQISKAASEMANSGAGETTIPLDDDMWFSEKEKKRFIAYSPITKTDDSEELAKFVS is encoded by the exons ATGGTTTGTTTGCTGTATTCGGTTCATTGGTACTGCGTCAAGTACGATGAGTCTCGAGGCAGACCGGTTTTGAGTTACATTGGAGGTCAGCAGTTTAAGAGCTCTTTGGTTGCTAGCGCTTCTTGGAGCTCTCAGCTTAGTGgagagtgtttggtgttgttagAGAACGGCGAGGTCTTTGTGTTTGAACTGAATGAGAGACATTGCAGTGGATTCAGAGGTTGCAAGATGAAGGTTTCGTGGGAGGATTATCAAGGGAAGTGTTGGTTAGGGTGTGAGTTTGGTTGGAGGCTTGGGACTTTTATCGTTGCTCGGTCTGATGCAGTTTTTGTTATCACCAGAACCTCTGGGAGTTGTTGTAGTGTGAGAGCTTTGTTggagtctgagagtctggacaTGGCTGGAGCTGAAGAGTTTGTTGCGTTTGCCAAGGCGGCTAGTAGTGACCATAGTTTTGGGTTTCTTCTAGCTTTTAGGAGCTATCTGTATCTTTGTGATCAGAGGTCAGGAGTGCCTTTGTTGAAATGGCAGCATGATGTTGAGAAGCTTTGCTTTATTGATGTTTATAGCTTGTCTGATCTCGGGTTTCGGACAGATGAATCAACCACTTCATGCGTTGTAGTAGGGTCGTTTTGGAATGCAGAGTCTCAGATGTTCTGTTATGGACCTTCTCCTTCTGTTGCCAGTGATCCTTCTTCCTTGTATGTCTGGGAGCTTCCACACAATCTACTCTCACCAGCTGGTAAATGTCTATGTGGAGATTGTGCAATTAGAGAAGTGATAATGAAAGAGTCTCTCCCCGTCTGGATCGATTGGCAGAAGAAGAGAGTTCTTGTTCTTGGCTTTGGAGTTTTAAACAAGTACCTTCCATCACTCAGTTCATCAGATGGGTTTACTTTGATTCAGTTAAAATCCTCAGGGAAGCTAGAAGCACTCAAGTTTCGTTCTTCTCCTAGCTTGGGAGGAGTAGTGACTCACAGAGACTCCACCTCTGACGAGGTGAACTTATTGTACTTCCCTGATGATAACATATACAAACTCCCTCGTCGGTTCAAATACCTCGAACTAGACTATCTCTCTGCTTACACAAAAGGGAACCTCACCAAGTTGTTTGAATCGAGGATTAGTAAAAATAGACCATCAGGAGGTTCGAAGAAGAAGAGCGATCCTCTCAGCTTAACCTACCACGAGGAGCTATGCGAGAAGCTGAATCTCTGCGGGTTCGGTAGAGATAGATGCTCCTCCACAGTTACTGCAGTCTTCGACAGTATCAACTCACCAACAAGCGTTTTCGATATCGCGTTGAGAGAGACCTGGTCAAGCTTACCTATAGAGCTTTTGTTGCTTGCGTTCTCAAACTACACTGAGGTTGAAGGTGTTCTGTTAGACAAGAAGAAACCGTCTCTCGAGTTCTTATCTGTTCCGGAGTTTCCGCAG CTCCGCAACGGTTGTGTAAATTTAGAACAACAAGAGTTATTCTCGCCAGATGCAGAGTTCGCTGAGAGGTGCAACCAAATCTCCAAAGCGGCTAGTGAAATGGCAAACTCAGGTGCAGGCGAGACAACCATACCACTTGACGATGACATGTGGTTTtcagagaaggagaagaagcggTTCATTGCTTATTCTCCAATCACAAAGACAGATGATTCAGAAGAACTCGCAAAGTTTGTCTCCTAA